One segment of Macaca fascicularis isolate 582-1 chromosome 2, T2T-MFA8v1.1 DNA contains the following:
- the LOC102128510 gene encoding uncharacterized protein yields MRGERTAAADLHSWRGGGAGGAGGTRWRSSGDGLIWGLPSAAPLVRDLGAADGFAFRFQPCASYIDSLYPTSRFRLGGDVENSKSGGSKMAE; encoded by the exons ATGCGCGGCGAGAGGACTGCGGCGGCTGATTTACACAGTTGGCGCGGAGGAGGggccgggggtgcgggggggaCGCGCTGGCGGAGCTCCGGCGATGGGCTGATCTGGGGGCTCCCGAGCGCCGCTCCCTTGGTGCGCGATTTGGGGGCGGCTGATGGATTTGCATTCAGGTTCCAGCCCTGCGCTTCCTATATTGACTCCTTATACCCGACCTCCCGCTTCCGTTTAGGAGGAGACGTTG aaaattcaaaatctggtggttccaagatggctgaatag
- the SLITRK3 gene encoding SLIT and NTRK-like protein 3, with protein MKPSIAEMLHRGRMLWIILLSTIALGWTTPIPLIEDSEEIDEPCFDPCYCEVKESLFHIHCDSKGFTNISQITEFWSRPFKLYLQRNSMRKLYTNSFLHLNNAVSINLGNNALQDIQTGAFNGLKILKRLYLHENKLDVFRNDTFLGLESLEYLQADYNVIKRIESGAFRNLSKLRVLILNDNLIPMLPTNLFKAVSLTHLDLRGNRLKVLFYRGMLDHIGRSLMELQLEENPWNCTCEIVQLKSWLERIPYTALVGDITCETPFHFHGKDLREIKKTELCPLLSDSEVEASLGIPHLSSSKENAWPTKPSSMLSSVHFTASSVEYKSSNKQPKPTKQPRTPRPPSTSQALYPGPNQPPIAPYQTRPPIPIICPTGCTCNLHINDLGLTVNCKERGFNNISELLPRPLNAKKLYLSSNLIQKIYRSDFWNFSSLDLLHLGNNRISYVQDGAFINLPNLKSLFLNGNDIEKLTPGMFRGLQSLHYLYFEFNVIREIQPAAFSLMPNLKLLFLNNNLLRTLPTDAFAGTSLARLNLRKNYFLYLPVAGVLEHLNAIVQIDLNENPWDCTCDLVPFKQWIETISSVSVVGDVLCRSPENLTHRDVRTIELEVLCPEMLHVAPAGASPAQPGDSHLIGAPTSASPYEFSPPGGPVPLSVLILSLLVLFFSAVFVAAGLFAYVLRRRRKKLPFRSKRQEGVDLTGIQMQCHRLFEDGGGGGGGSGGGGRPTLSSPEKAPPVGHVYEYIPHPVTQMCNNPIYKPREEEEVAVSSAQEAGSAERGGPGTQPPGMGEALLGSEQFAETPKENHSNYRTLLEKEKEWALAVSSSQLNTIVTVNHHHPHPHHPAVGGVSGVVGGTGGDLAGFRHHEKNGGVVLFPPGGGCGGGSMLLDRERPQPAPCTVGFVDCLYGTVPKLKELHVHPPGMQYPDLQQDARLKETLLFSAGKGFTDHQTQKSDYLELRAKLQTKPDYLEVLEKTTYRF; from the coding sequence ATGAAACCTTCCATAGCTGAGATGCTTCACAGAGGAAGGATGTTGTGGATCATTCTTCTAAGCACAATTGCTCTAGGATGGACTACCCCGATTCCCCTAATAGAGGACTCAGAGGAAATAGATGAGCCCTGTTTTGATCCATGCTACTGTGAAGTTAAAGAAAGCCTCTTTCATATACATTGTGACAGTAAAGGATTTACAAATATTAGTCAGATTACCGAATTCTGGTCAAGACCTTTTAAACTGTATCTGCAGAGGAATTCTATGAGGAAATTATACACCAACAGTTTTCTTCATTTGAATAATGCTGTGTCTATTAATCTTGGGAACAATGCATTGCAGGACATTCAGACTGGAGCTTTCAATGGTCTTAAGATTTTAAAGAGACTATATCTACATGAAAACAAACTGGATGTCTTCAGAAATGACACCTTCCTTGGCTTGGAAAGTCTAGAATATCTGCAGGCAGATTACAATGTCATTAAACGTATTGAGAGTGGGGCATTTCGGAACCTAAGTAAATTGAGGGTTCTGATTTTAAATGATAATCTCATCCCCATGCTTCCGACCAATTTATTTAAGGCTGTCTCTTTAACCCATTTGGACCTACGTGGAAATAGGTTAAAGGTTCTTTTTTACCGAGGAATGCTAGATCACATTGGCAGAAGCCTGATGGAACTCCAGCTGGAAGAAAACCCTTGGAACTGTACATGTGAAATTGTACAACTGAAGAGTTGGCTGGAACGCATTCCTTATACTGCCCTGGTGGGAGACATTACCTGTGAGACCCCTTTCCATTTCCATGGAAAGGATCTACGAGAAATCAAGAAGACAGAACTCTGTCCTTTGTTGTCTGACTCTGAGGTAGAGGCTAGTTTGGGAATTCCACATTTGTCATCAAGTAAGGAGAATGCATGGCCAACTAAGCCTTCCTCAATGCTATCCTCTGTCCATTTTACTGCTTCTTCTGTTGAATACAAGTCCTCAAATAAACAGCCTAAGCCCACCAAACAGCCTCGAACACCAAggccaccctccacctcccaagctttATATCCTGGTCCAAACCAGCCTCCCATTGCTCCTTATCAGACCAGACCACCAATCCCCATTATATGCCCCACTGGGTGTACCTGTAATTTGCACATCAATGACCTTGGCTTGACTGTCAACTGCAAAGAGCGAGGATTTAATAACATTTCTGAACTTCTTCCAAGGCCCTTGAATGCCAAGAAACTGTATCTGAGTAGCAATCTGATTCAGAAAATATACCgttctgatttttggaatttttcttcCTTGGATCTCTTGCATCTGGGGAACAATCGTATTTCCTATGTCCAAGATGGGGCCTTTATCAACTTGCCCAACTTAAAAAGCCTCTTTCTTAATGGCAACGATATAGAGAAGCTGACACCAGGCATGTTCCGAGGCCTACAGAGTTTGCACTACTTGTACTTTGAGTTCAATGTCATCCGGGAAATCCAGCCTGCAGCCTTCAGCCTCATGCCCAACTTGAAGCTGCTATTCCTCAATAATAACTTGCTGAGGACCCTGCCAACGGATGCTTTTGCAGGCACATCCCTGGCCCGGCTCAACCTGAGGAAGAACTACTTCCTCTATCTTCCCGTGGCTGGTGTCCTGGAACACTTGAACGCCATTGTCCAGATAGACCTCAATGAGAATCCTTGGGACTGCACTTGTGACCTGGTCCCCTTTAAACAGTGGATCGAAACCATCAGCTCAGTCAGTGTGGTTGGTGATGTGCTTTGCAGGAGCCCTGAGAACCTCACGCACCGTGATGTGCGCACTATTGAGCTGGAAGTTCTTTGCCCAGAGATGCTGCACGTTGCACCAGCTGGAGCAtccccagcccagcctggagATTCCCACCTTATTGGGGCACCAACCAGTGCATCACCTTATGAGTTTTCTCCTCCTGGGGGCCCTGTGCCACTTTCTGTGTTAATTCTCAGCCTTCTGGTACTGTTTTTCTCAGCAGTCTTTGTTGCTGCAGGCCTCTTTGCCTACGTGCTCCGAAGGCGTCGAAAGAAGCTGCCCTTCAGAAGCAAGCGGCAGGAAGGTGTGGACCTTACTGGCATCCAAATGCAATGCCACCGGCTGTTTGaggatggtggaggtggtggtggtggaagtgGGGGTGGAGGTCGACCAACTCTTTCCTCTCCAGAGAAGGCCCCTCCTGTAGGTCATGTGTATGAGTACATCCCCCACCCAGTTACCCAAATGTGCAACAACCCCATCTACAAGCCTcgtgaggaggaggaggtggctgtTTCATCAGCCCAAGAAGCAGGGAGTGCAGAACGTGGGGGTCCAGGGACACAACCACCGGGAATGGGTGAGGCTCTCCTAGGAAGTGAGCAGTTTGCTGAGACACCCAAGGAGAACCATAGTAACTACCGGACCTTgctggaaaaagagaaggagtGGGCCCTGGCAGTGTCCAGCTCCCAGCTTAACACCATAGTGACGGTGAATCACCATCACCCTCATCCTCACCACCCAGCAGTTGGTGGGGTTTCAGGAGTAGTTGGGGGAACTGGGGGAGACTTGGCAGGGTTCCGCCACCATGAGAAAAATGGTGGGGTGGTGCTGTTTCCTCCCGGGGGAGGCTGTGGTGGTGGCAGTATGCTACTAGACCGAGAGAGGCCACAGCCTGCCCCCTGCACAGTGGGATTTGTGGACTGTCTCTATGGAACAGTGCCCAAATTAAAGGAACTGCACGTGCATCCTCCTGGCATGCAATACCCAGACTTACAGCAGGACGCCAGGCTCAAAGAAACCCTTCTCTTCTCGGCTGGAAAGGGCTTCACAGACCACCAAACTCAAAAAAGTGATTACCTCGAGTTAAGGGCCAAACTTCAAACCAAGCCGGATTACCTCGAAGTCCTGGAGAAGACAACATATAGGTTctaa